A window of Longispora fulva contains these coding sequences:
- a CDS encoding winged helix-turn-helix transcriptional regulator: METDCGVTWHDSFLKACPSRQVLDMIADKWALLAICALTDGPMRFGELRRRLDGISQKVLTQTLRTLERDGLVHRRVYPTTPPKVEYSLAALGHSVLGLTVQLRAWAEEHTSAVEAARVAYDERELVAV; encoded by the coding sequence ATGGAAACCGACTGCGGAGTGACCTGGCACGACAGCTTCCTCAAGGCGTGCCCCTCGCGACAGGTGCTCGACATGATCGCGGACAAGTGGGCGCTGCTGGCGATCTGCGCGCTCACCGACGGCCCGATGCGCTTCGGCGAGCTGCGCCGCCGGCTCGACGGGATCAGCCAGAAGGTGCTCACCCAGACGCTGCGCACCCTGGAGCGCGACGGCCTGGTGCACCGCCGGGTGTATCCGACCACCCCGCCCAAGGTGGAGTACTCGCTGGCGGCCCTCGGCCACAGCGTGCTCGGCCTCACGGTCCAGCTGCGGGCCTGGGCCGAGGAGCACACGTCCGCCGTGGAGGCGGCGAGGGTGGCGTACGACGAGCGGGAACTGGTAGCGGTGTAA
- a CDS encoding ABC transporter transmembrane domain-containing protein, whose product MRKLPEADPGEPDVRSATRYLWWVVRMQGSAIAGLVAFGIVWMVAQSLLPYTVGKAIDKIGAKDMSGLLTWTGMILALGLVVVFSGLARHRFAVTNWLSAAYRTIQVTGRQATRLGATLPKRLAAGEVVAVGNSDVSRIGSAIDVLGRGSGAVIAIFVVASIMLSTSVKLGLLVLVGVPLLLSLIGPLFRPLHRRQSAQRELYGGLTSRANDIVAGLRVLRGVGGEQAFNERYRAESQRVRHSGVRVGRVQSLLEAAQFLIPGVFLVVVTWVGARLALAGDVTPGQLVSFYGYAAFMVTPMRTLTEVADKMIKANVAAKRVVRILSLEPEIVSGGDAVLPTSGELHDPESGTVVGPGRLTAIAAATPEEAAAIADRLGRYTDSAATWGGVPLRDAPLAAVRERILVADNESLIFAGELRAELDPTGTADDATLDDALHVASAADIVEALPGGLTEDVAQRGRSFSGGQQQRLRLVRALLLDPDVLLLVEPTSAVDAHTEARIADRLRGAREGRTTVVCTTSPLMLDRADRVLYVEDGKVVAEGAHHELLKTEPRYLATVTRGEA is encoded by the coding sequence ATGCGAAAACTTCCCGAAGCCGATCCCGGCGAACCCGATGTCCGTTCGGCCACCCGCTACCTCTGGTGGGTGGTCCGTATGCAGGGCTCGGCGATCGCCGGCCTGGTGGCCTTCGGCATCGTCTGGATGGTCGCCCAGTCCCTGCTGCCCTACACCGTCGGCAAGGCCATCGACAAGATCGGGGCCAAGGACATGTCCGGCCTCCTGACCTGGACCGGCATGATCCTGGCCCTCGGCCTCGTGGTCGTGTTCTCCGGCCTGGCCAGGCACCGGTTCGCCGTGACGAACTGGCTGTCGGCCGCCTACCGCACGATCCAGGTCACCGGCCGGCAGGCCACCCGGCTCGGCGCGACGCTGCCGAAGCGGCTCGCCGCCGGCGAGGTCGTCGCGGTCGGCAACTCCGACGTGTCCCGGATCGGCAGCGCGATCGACGTGCTCGGCCGGGGCAGTGGGGCCGTGATCGCCATCTTCGTGGTCGCGTCGATCATGCTCAGCACCTCGGTCAAGCTCGGCCTGCTGGTGCTCGTCGGGGTGCCGCTGCTGTTGTCGCTGATCGGGCCGCTGTTCCGCCCGCTGCACCGCCGGCAGAGCGCCCAGCGCGAGCTGTACGGCGGCCTGACCTCCCGGGCCAACGACATCGTCGCCGGGCTGCGCGTGCTGCGCGGGGTGGGCGGCGAGCAGGCGTTCAACGAGCGCTACCGGGCCGAGTCCCAGCGGGTCCGGCACTCCGGGGTCCGGGTGGGCAGGGTCCAGTCGCTGCTGGAGGCCGCCCAGTTCCTGATCCCCGGCGTGTTCCTGGTGGTCGTCACCTGGGTGGGGGCCCGCCTGGCCCTCGCAGGCGACGTGACCCCTGGCCAACTGGTCTCCTTCTACGGGTACGCGGCGTTCATGGTCACGCCGATGCGCACCCTGACCGAGGTCGCCGACAAGATGATCAAGGCGAATGTCGCGGCCAAGCGGGTCGTCCGGATCCTCAGCCTCGAGCCGGAGATCGTCTCCGGCGGTGACGCCGTCCTGCCGACCAGCGGCGAGTTGCACGACCCCGAGTCGGGCACCGTCGTCGGCCCCGGCCGGTTGACCGCGATCGCCGCGGCGACACCGGAGGAGGCCGCTGCGATCGCCGACCGGCTCGGCCGGTACACGGACAGCGCCGCGACCTGGGGCGGCGTCCCCCTCCGCGACGCGCCCCTCGCCGCGGTCCGGGAGCGGATCCTTGTCGCCGACAACGAGTCGTTGATCTTCGCGGGTGAGCTGCGCGCCGAGCTGGACCCGACCGGCACGGCCGACGACGCGACCCTCGACGACGCGCTGCACGTGGCGAGCGCCGCCGACATCGTCGAGGCGCTCCCCGGCGGCCTGACCGAGGACGTCGCCCAGCGCGGCCGGTCGTTCTCCGGCGGCCAGCAGCAGCGGCTCCGGCTGGTCCGGGCCCTGCTCCTCGATCCGGACGTCCTGCTCCTGGTCGAGCCGACCAGTGCGGTCGACGCGCACACCGAGGCCAGGATCGCCGACCGGCTGCGGGGCGCCCGCGAGGGCCGCACGACCGTGGTGTGCACGACGAGCCCGCTGATGCTCGACCGCGCCGACCGGGTCCTCTACGTGGAGGACGGCAAGGTGGTCGCCGAGGGCGCGCACCACGAGCTGCTGAAGACCGAGCCCAGGTATCTGGCGACTGTGACGAGAGGTGAGGCGTGA
- the rimI gene encoding ribosomal protein S18-alanine N-acetyltransferase, whose protein sequence is MGPVHLVPLTRDHVPAVLVIEKELFGAEAWSRWMVQSELDENHHYRAAIRDGELIGYAGLAVVDETEAWVQNIAVRAASQGQGVGRLLLEDLLAAAGDRTVGLEVASDNPAQHLYAKYGFETVGVRKRYYQPSGKDALVMLRGRP, encoded by the coding sequence ATGGGACCAGTGCACCTCGTACCACTCACCCGCGACCACGTGCCGGCCGTTCTCGTCATCGAGAAGGAGCTGTTCGGAGCGGAGGCCTGGAGCCGCTGGATGGTGCAGAGCGAGCTGGACGAGAACCACCACTACCGGGCGGCGATCCGCGACGGCGAGCTGATCGGGTACGCAGGGCTGGCCGTCGTCGACGAGACCGAGGCCTGGGTGCAGAACATCGCGGTCCGGGCGGCGAGTCAGGGCCAGGGGGTCGGCCGGCTGCTCCTGGAGGACCTGCTCGCCGCTGCCGGCGACCGGACGGTGGGCCTGGAGGTCGCCTCGGACAACCCGGCCCAGCACCTCTACGCGAAGTACGGCTTCGAGACCGTCGGGGTCCGCAAACGCTACTACCAGCCGAGCGGCAAAGACGCTCTGGTCATGCTGAGGGGGCGGCCCTAG
- a CDS encoding NADP-dependent oxidoreductase translates to MRAMQARKYGETITLVDLPVPTPAAGEVLIRVAAAGVNPVDWKAHAGHIPDWFDDGPYVWGWDVSGTVESVGEGVTAFAPGDEVYGMPRFPDLVGGYAEYVTAPVDTIAARPAGLDHTAAAALPLAGLTAQQSLDLAGVTAGTRVLVHAAAGGVGHLAVQLAKARGAYVIGTGRAANHDFLRSIGVDEPVDYTEPGWLDRITVDVVLDGMNDPALVATLAPGGVLVTLPAGLTAEMAEAADRAGVRATGHLVFPDGPGLRRLTALVDAGALRVEVAEVLALEDVTKAHELVATGRTRGKVVLTI, encoded by the coding sequence ATGCGTGCGATGCAGGCCCGGAAGTACGGCGAGACGATCACCCTGGTGGACCTGCCCGTCCCCACCCCCGCCGCCGGCGAGGTGCTGATCAGGGTGGCGGCGGCCGGGGTGAACCCGGTCGACTGGAAGGCGCACGCCGGCCACATCCCCGACTGGTTCGACGACGGCCCGTACGTGTGGGGCTGGGACGTCTCCGGCACCGTCGAATCCGTCGGCGAGGGGGTCACGGCATTCGCGCCCGGCGACGAGGTCTACGGCATGCCCCGGTTCCCCGACCTGGTCGGCGGCTACGCGGAGTACGTCACCGCCCCGGTCGACACCATCGCGGCCCGGCCGGCCGGGCTCGACCACACGGCCGCCGCCGCGCTGCCCCTGGCCGGGCTCACGGCCCAGCAGTCCCTCGACCTGGCCGGAGTCACCGCCGGAACCCGGGTGCTCGTGCACGCCGCCGCAGGTGGGGTCGGTCACCTCGCCGTGCAGCTGGCGAAGGCGCGGGGCGCGTACGTGATCGGCACCGGCCGGGCCGCCAACCACGACTTCCTCCGCTCGATCGGCGTGGACGAGCCCGTCGACTACACCGAACCCGGCTGGCTGGACCGGATCACCGTCGACGTGGTCCTCGACGGGATGAACGACCCGGCCCTGGTCGCGACGCTCGCCCCGGGCGGCGTCCTGGTGACCCTGCCCGCGGGGCTGACCGCCGAGATGGCCGAGGCCGCGGACAGGGCCGGGGTCCGCGCCACCGGGCACCTGGTGTTCCCCGACGGCCCCGGGCTGCGCCGCCTCACCGCGCTGGTCGACGCCGGGGCGCTGCGGGTCGAGGTCGCGGAGGTGCTCGCCCTGGAGGATGTGACCAAGGCGCACGAGCTGGTGGCCACCGGTCGGACCCGGGGCAAGGTGGTGCTTACGATCTGA